A portion of the Streptomyces platensis genome contains these proteins:
- a CDS encoding TerD family protein: MSVTLAKGGNVSLSKAAPNLTQIMVGLGWDARSTTGAPFDLDASALLCGSGRVLGDEYFVFYNNLKSPEGSVEHTGDNLTGEGEGDDESILVDLSQVPEQVDKIVFPVSIHEADLRGQSFGQVSNAFIRIVNQADGSELARYDLSEDASGETAMIFGEVYRYKGEWKFRAVGQGYASGLRGIALDFGVNVS; this comes from the coding sequence ATGAGCGTCACGCTTGCCAAGGGGGGCAATGTCTCCCTGTCCAAGGCCGCGCCGAATCTCACGCAGATCATGGTCGGTCTCGGCTGGGACGCGCGGTCCACGACCGGAGCACCGTTCGACCTGGACGCCAGCGCGCTGCTGTGCGGGTCGGGCCGGGTGCTGGGGGACGAGTACTTCGTCTTCTACAACAACCTCAAGAGTCCCGAGGGCTCCGTCGAGCACACCGGGGACAACCTCACCGGCGAAGGTGAGGGCGACGACGAGTCGATTCTGGTGGATCTCTCCCAGGTGCCCGAGCAGGTCGACAAGATCGTCTTTCCGGTCTCGATCCATGAAGCCGATCTGCGGGGCCAGAGCTTCGGCCAGGTCAGCAACGCTTTCATCCGGATCGTCAATCAGGCCGACGGCAGCGAACTCGCCCGCTACGACCTCAGCGAGGACGCCTCCGGCGAAACCGCGATGATCTTCGGTGAGGTGTATCGCTACAAGGGCGAATGGAAGTTCCGGGCGGTGGGGCAGGGGTACGCGTCGGGTCTCCGGGGCATCGCTCTAGACTTCGGGGTCAACGTTTCGTAA
- a CDS encoding peroxiredoxin, translating to MAIEVGTKAPDFELKNQHGELVKLSDFRGEKAVVLLFYPFAFTGVCTGELCALRDELPAFVNDEVQLLAVSNDSPFSLRVFAEQEGLEYPLLSDFWPHGEASRAYGVFDEEKGCAVRGTFIIDKEGVVRWTVVNGLPDARDLNDYVKALGNL from the coding sequence ATGGCGATCGAGGTCGGCACGAAGGCTCCGGATTTCGAGCTGAAGAACCAGCACGGCGAGCTGGTCAAGCTCTCCGACTTCCGCGGCGAGAAGGCCGTCGTCCTCCTCTTCTACCCCTTCGCCTTCACCGGTGTGTGCACCGGCGAGCTCTGCGCGCTCCGTGACGAGCTGCCGGCGTTCGTCAACGACGAGGTCCAGCTGCTGGCCGTCTCCAACGACTCCCCGTTCTCGCTGCGCGTCTTCGCCGAGCAGGAGGGCCTGGAGTACCCGCTGCTGTCCGACTTCTGGCCGCACGGCGAGGCCTCGCGGGCGTACGGCGTCTTCGACGAGGAGAAGGGCTGCGCGGTGCGCGGCACCTTCATCATCGACAAGGAGGGTGTGGTGCGCTGGACGGTCGTCAACGGCCTGCCCGACGCCCGCGACCTGAACGACTACGTCAAGGCGCTCGGCAACCTCTGA
- a CDS encoding DUF3052 domain-containing protein encodes MSATADHAEERTNPAARLGFEPGQVVQEIGFDDDVDQDLREGIETVIGQDLVDEDYDDVCDVVVLWFRDEDGDLTDALVDAIGLIDEGGQIWLLTPKTGREGYVEPSDINEAAQTAGLSQTKSINAAKDWTGSRLVTPKSGKR; translated from the coding sequence GTGAGCGCGACCGCGGACCACGCGGAGGAGCGGACCAACCCTGCCGCCAGGCTTGGGTTCGAGCCCGGACAGGTGGTCCAGGAGATCGGTTTCGACGACGACGTCGATCAGGATCTCCGCGAAGGCATTGAGACCGTGATCGGCCAGGATCTCGTCGACGAGGACTACGACGACGTCTGCGACGTCGTCGTGCTGTGGTTCCGCGACGAGGACGGCGACCTCACGGACGCGCTGGTGGACGCCATCGGCCTGATCGACGAGGGCGGGCAGATCTGGCTGCTGACCCCGAAGACCGGCCGTGAGGGATACGTCGAGCCGAGCGACATCAATGAGGCCGCGCAGACCGCGGGTCTGTCCCAGACCAAGAGCATCAACGCGGCCAAGGACTGGACCGGCAGCCGCCTGGTCACACCCAAGTCCGGCAAGCGCTGA
- a CDS encoding TerD family protein codes for MGWGRVSFLGKLWRGGAQKFDFDSGGASYVVELTKRNPVVSLTKQGAATGHLRVNLHWQMRTSDFHERGGQGKGGLLRHPGKLFKPEIVQAQGPAVVNVDLDLACLYELKDGTRGVVQPLGNFLGDLNGPPFVKLSGDDRFGSGSGETLYINLDHRDEIKRLLIFVYIYDGTPAFDRTHAVVTLYPSSGPRVDVKLDERAPQARSCAVFTLENTKDELTVRREVKYVYGFQAELDRLYGWGLQWGRGYKTKV; via the coding sequence ATGGGGTGGGGCAGGGTGTCGTTCCTGGGGAAGCTGTGGCGCGGTGGCGCGCAGAAGTTTGACTTCGACAGCGGTGGCGCGTCCTACGTCGTCGAGCTGACGAAACGGAATCCGGTCGTCTCGCTGACCAAGCAGGGGGCCGCCACCGGACATCTGCGGGTCAATCTGCACTGGCAGATGCGGACCTCGGACTTTCATGAGCGCGGCGGGCAGGGCAAGGGCGGTCTGCTGCGGCATCCGGGCAAGCTGTTCAAGCCCGAGATCGTGCAGGCGCAGGGGCCGGCGGTGGTCAATGTCGACCTCGACCTGGCCTGTCTGTACGAGCTCAAGGACGGCACCCGGGGCGTGGTGCAGCCGCTGGGGAACTTTCTGGGTGATCTCAACGGGCCGCCGTTCGTCAAGCTCAGCGGTGACGACCGCTTCGGTTCGGGATCCGGCGAGACGCTCTACATCAACTTGGACCACCGCGACGAGATCAAGCGGTTGCTGATCTTCGTCTACATCTACGACGGCACACCGGCGTTCGACCGTACGCATGCCGTCGTGACGCTCTACCCGAGCAGCGGACCGCGGGTGGACGTCAAGCTGGACGAGCGGGCGCCACAGGCCCGCTCCTGCGCCGTCTTCACGCTGGAGAACACCAAGGACGAGCTGACGGTGCGCCGCGAGGTGAAGTACGTCTACGGCTTCCAGGCGGAGCTCGACCGGCTGTACGGCTGGGGGCTCCAGTGGGGGCGGGGCTACAAGACCAAGGTGTGA
- the aceE gene encoding pyruvate dehydrogenase (acetyl-transferring), homodimeric type: MASGSDRNPIIIGGLPSQVPDFDPEETQEWLDSLDAAVDERGRERARYLMLRLIERAREKRVAVPEMRSTDYVNTIATKDEPFFPGNEEIERKVLNATRWNAAVMVSRAQRPGIGVGGHIATFASSASLYDVGFNHFFRGKDQGDGGDQIFFQGHASPGVYARAYLLDRLSEGQLDAFRQEKSKAPDGLSSYPHPRLMPDFWEFPTVSMGLGPLGAIYQARMNRYMEARGIADTSKSHVWAYLGDGEMDEPESLGQLSIAAREGLDNLTFVVNCNLQRLDGPVRGNGKIMQELESQFRGAGWNVIKLVWDRSWDPLLAQDRDGILVNKLNTTPDGQFQTYATETGSYIREHFFGDDHRLRAMVENMTDDQILHLGRGGHDHKKIYAAYAAAKAHKGQPTVILAQTVKGWTLGPNFEGRNATHQMKKLTVEDLKGFRDRLHLPIPDKDLEDGLPPYYHPGRDSEEIQYMHDRRKGLGGYVPTRVVRAEPLKLPDDKAYAGAKKGSGQQKIATTMAFVRVLKDLMRDKEIGKRFVPIAPDEYRTFGMDAFFPSAKIYNPLGQQYESVDRELLLAYKESPTGQMLHDGITEAGCTASLIAAGSAYATHGEPLIPVYVFYSMFGFQRTGDQFWQMADQLARGFVLGATAGRTTLTGEGLQHADGHSQLLASTNPACVAYDPAYGYEIAHIVKDGLRRMYGENAEDIFYYLTVYNEPIQHPAEPADVDAEGILKGLHRVKPGEKGEHTAQILASGVAVPWAIEAQQILADEWNVKADVWSATSWNELRRDAVEIEEHNLLHPEEEQRVPYVTQKLQGAEGPKVAVSDWMRAVPDQIARWVPGTYQSLGADGFGFADTRGAARRFFHIDPQSIVLGVLTELAKEGKVDRSLLKQAIDRYQLLDVTAADAGEAGGDA, encoded by the coding sequence GTGGCTTCCGGATCCGATCGAAACCCGATCATCATTGGCGGCCTTCCCAGCCAGGTCCCGGACTTCGATCCCGAAGAAACCCAGGAATGGCTCGACTCGCTCGACGCGGCCGTCGACGAGCGAGGCCGGGAACGTGCCCGCTACCTCATGCTCCGCCTGATCGAGCGCGCCCGCGAGAAGCGTGTGGCCGTGCCCGAGATGCGCAGCACGGACTACGTCAACACCATCGCGACCAAGGACGAGCCGTTCTTCCCGGGCAACGAGGAGATCGAGCGCAAGGTCCTGAACGCGACCCGGTGGAACGCCGCCGTGATGGTCTCGCGCGCCCAGCGTCCGGGCATCGGCGTCGGCGGCCACATCGCCACCTTCGCCTCCTCCGCCTCCCTCTACGACGTGGGCTTCAACCACTTCTTCCGGGGCAAGGACCAGGGCGACGGCGGCGACCAGATCTTCTTCCAGGGCCATGCCTCGCCCGGTGTCTACGCCCGCGCGTACCTCCTGGACCGGCTGTCCGAGGGCCAGCTCGACGCCTTCCGGCAGGAGAAGTCCAAGGCTCCGGACGGGCTGTCCAGCTACCCGCACCCGCGGCTGATGCCGGACTTCTGGGAGTTCCCGACCGTCTCCATGGGCCTCGGCCCGCTCGGTGCGATCTACCAGGCGCGGATGAACCGCTACATGGAGGCGCGCGGCATCGCCGACACCTCCAAGTCGCACGTCTGGGCGTACCTCGGTGACGGCGAGATGGACGAGCCCGAGTCGCTCGGCCAGCTGTCCATCGCCGCCCGTGAGGGCCTGGACAACCTGACCTTCGTCGTCAACTGCAACCTCCAGCGCCTCGACGGCCCGGTCCGCGGTAACGGCAAGATCATGCAGGAGCTGGAGTCGCAGTTCCGCGGCGCCGGCTGGAACGTGATCAAGCTGGTGTGGGACCGCAGCTGGGACCCGCTGCTCGCGCAGGACCGCGACGGCATCCTGGTCAACAAGCTCAACACCACCCCCGACGGCCAGTTCCAGACGTACGCCACCGAGACCGGTTCGTACATCCGCGAGCACTTCTTCGGTGACGACCACCGGCTGCGCGCGATGGTCGAGAACATGACCGACGACCAGATCCTGCACCTGGGCCGCGGCGGTCACGACCACAAGAAGATCTACGCGGCGTACGCGGCGGCCAAGGCCCACAAGGGCCAGCCGACGGTGATCCTCGCGCAGACCGTCAAGGGCTGGACGCTCGGTCCGAACTTCGAGGGCCGCAACGCGACCCACCAGATGAAGAAGCTGACGGTCGAGGACCTCAAGGGCTTCCGTGACCGGCTGCACCTGCCGATCCCGGACAAGGACCTGGAGGACGGCCTGCCGCCGTACTACCACCCGGGCCGCGACTCCGAAGAGATCCAGTACATGCACGACCGCCGTAAGGGCCTGGGCGGCTATGTGCCCACCCGCGTCGTGCGCGCCGAGCCGCTGAAGCTGCCGGACGACAAGGCCTACGCGGGCGCCAAGAAGGGCTCGGGGCAGCAGAAGATCGCCACGACCATGGCGTTCGTCCGGGTCCTGAAGGACCTGATGCGGGACAAGGAGATCGGCAAGCGTTTCGTGCCGATCGCGCCGGACGAGTACCGCACCTTCGGTATGGACGCGTTCTTCCCGTCGGCCAAGATCTACAACCCGCTGGGCCAGCAGTACGAGTCGGTCGACCGCGAACTGCTCCTGGCCTACAAGGAGTCGCCGACCGGCCAGATGCTGCACGACGGCATCACCGAGGCGGGCTGCACGGCGTCGCTGATCGCGGCGGGTTCCGCCTATGCGACGCACGGCGAGCCGCTGATCCCGGTCTATGTCTTCTACTCGATGTTCGGGTTCCAGCGCACCGGTGACCAGTTCTGGCAGATGGCCGACCAGCTCGCCCGCGGCTTCGTGCTCGGCGCCACCGCCGGCCGTACGACGCTGACCGGTGAGGGTCTCCAGCACGCGGACGGCCACTCCCAGCTGCTGGCCTCGACCAACCCGGCCTGTGTCGCCTACGACCCGGCCTACGGCTACGAGATCGCGCACATCGTCAAGGACGGTCTGCGCCGGATGTACGGCGAGAACGCCGAGGACATCTTCTACTACCTGACCGTCTACAACGAGCCGATCCAGCACCCCGCGGAGCCGGCCGATGTCGACGCCGAGGGGATCCTCAAGGGTCTGCACCGCGTCAAGCCCGGCGAGAAGGGCGAGCACACCGCCCAGATCCTCGCCTCGGGTGTGGCGGTGCCGTGGGCGATCGAGGCCCAGCAGATCCTCGCGGACGAGTGGAACGTCAAGGCCGATGTCTGGTCGGCGACGTCCTGGAACGAGCTGCGCCGCGACGCGGTGGAGATCGAGGAGCACAACCTTCTGCACCCGGAGGAGGAGCAGCGCGTCCCGTACGTGACGCAGAAGCTCCAGGGCGCCGAGGGCCCGAAGGTCGCGGTGTCGGACTGGATGCGTGCGGTTCCGGACCAGATCGCGCGCTGGGTTCCCGGCACGTACCAGTCGCTGGGTGCCGATGGCTTCGGCTTCGCGGACACCCGTGGTGCGGCCCGCCGCTTCTTCCACATCGACCCGCAGTCCATCGTCCTGGGCGTGCTCACCGAGCTCGCCAAGGAGGGCAAGGTCGACCGGTCGCTGCTGAAGCAGGCGATCGACCGCTACCAGCTCCTGGACGTCACGGCCGCCGACGCGGGTGAGGCCGGCGGCGACGCCTGA
- a CDS encoding peptidase inhibitor family I36 protein, with the protein MRLHTFRTTALLTGLLAALTAALAAPPTLGTPAAHAAGGRRTAASGACDAGQLCLWPKADFGGGRRTYELSGTDIESCVPLPKGSSAAALANRTGRPVTTYQSGECAETAEFDTYPGGGSWVPRSPYRVRAFKVWER; encoded by the coding sequence ATGCGCCTGCACACGTTCCGGACCACCGCGCTGCTCACCGGCCTGCTGGCCGCATTGACCGCGGCACTCGCCGCTCCGCCCACCCTCGGCACCCCGGCCGCCCATGCGGCCGGCGGCCGTCGCACCGCCGCCTCCGGCGCCTGTGACGCGGGTCAGCTCTGCCTCTGGCCGAAGGCAGACTTCGGCGGCGGCCGGCGGACCTACGAGCTGTCCGGCACCGATATCGAGAGCTGCGTCCCCCTGCCCAAGGGGAGCAGCGCCGCCGCCCTCGCCAACCGCACCGGCCGGCCGGTCACCACCTACCAGAGCGGGGAGTGCGCCGAGACCGCCGAGTTCGACACCTATCCGGGCGGCGGCAGCTGGGTGCCCCGATCCCCGTACCGGGTAAGGGCGTTCAAGGTATGGGAGCGCTGA
- a CDS encoding DUF475 domain-containing protein — MLLKTFGWSFAVTALGLALAGVLWGWQGLAIVGILSVLEISVSFDNAVINAGILRKMNAFWQKIFLTLGILIAVFGMRLVFPVVIVAITAKLGPIEAVNLAINDKAQYQELVTSAHPAIAAFGGIFLLMIFLDFIFEDRDYKWLAWIEKPMAKMGKLDTLSVIIALVVLLVTAMTVATSVPHGGGDKSATVLLSGVAGLITYLVVGGISGYFEDKLEDEVEEADEAAAAPATQGTGAAVGLAGKAAFFMFLYLEVIDASFSFDGVIGAFAITNDIFMMALGLGIGAMYIRSLTVFLVRKGTLEDYVYLEHGAHYAIGALAVILLITIKYEISEVVTGLVGVVLIGLSFASSVIRNRREGKPGDTSGDKAEVASGV, encoded by the coding sequence GTGCTCCTGAAAACCTTTGGCTGGTCGTTCGCCGTCACGGCGCTCGGCCTCGCCTTGGCGGGCGTGCTCTGGGGGTGGCAGGGGCTGGCGATTGTCGGGATCCTGTCCGTCCTGGAGATCTCGGTCTCGTTCGACAATGCCGTCATCAACGCAGGCATTCTGCGCAAGATGAACGCCTTCTGGCAGAAGATCTTCCTCACTCTCGGCATCCTCATCGCCGTGTTCGGCATGCGGCTGGTGTTCCCGGTCGTCATTGTCGCGATCACCGCGAAGCTGGGGCCGATCGAGGCGGTCAACCTCGCCATCAATGACAAGGCGCAATACCAGGAACTGGTCACCAGCGCCCACCCGGCCATCGCGGCCTTCGGTGGAATCTTCCTGCTGATGATCTTCCTCGACTTCATATTCGAGGACCGCGATTACAAGTGGCTGGCCTGGATCGAAAAGCCCATGGCCAAGATGGGCAAGCTGGACACCCTGTCCGTGATCATCGCGCTGGTCGTCCTGCTGGTGACCGCGATGACGGTGGCCACCAGCGTCCCGCACGGCGGCGGTGACAAGAGCGCCACGGTGCTGCTGTCCGGCGTCGCGGGTCTCATCACCTACCTCGTCGTCGGCGGTATCTCCGGTTACTTCGAGGACAAGCTGGAGGATGAGGTCGAGGAGGCCGACGAGGCCGCGGCGGCTCCCGCCACGCAGGGCACCGGCGCGGCCGTCGGCCTGGCCGGCAAGGCCGCGTTCTTCATGTTCCTCTACCTCGAGGTCATCGACGCGTCCTTCTCCTTCGACGGCGTCATCGGTGCCTTCGCCATCACCAACGACATCTTCATGATGGCGCTGGGCCTGGGCATCGGCGCGATGTACATCCGGTCGCTGACGGTCTTCCTGGTCCGCAAGGGCACCCTGGAGGACTATGTCTACCTGGAGCACGGCGCTCACTACGCGATCGGTGCGCTGGCCGTCATCCTGCTCATCACGATCAAGTACGAGATCAGCGAGGTCGTCACCGGCCTGGTCGGTGTCGTGCTGATCGGCCTCTCGTTCGCCTCCTCCGTGATCCGGAACCGGCGTGAGGGCAAGCCAGGAGACACCTCCGGAGACAAGGCGGAAGTCGCGTCCGGAGTGTGA
- a CDS encoding TerD family protein, translated as MGVSLSKGGNVSLTKEAPNLTAVIVGLGWDARTTTGTDFDLDASAMLTNDQGKVANDQNFVFFNNLKSPDGSVEHTGDNITGEGEGDDEQIKVNLAAVPADVAKIVFPVSIYDAETRQQSFGQVRNAFIRVVNQADNNELARYDLSEDASTETAMVFGELYRNGAEWKFRAIGQGYASGLRGIAQDFGVNV; from the coding sequence GTGGGAGTCAGCCTCAGCAAGGGCGGCAACGTCTCGCTGACGAAGGAAGCCCCCAACCTGACCGCCGTCATCGTCGGTCTGGGCTGGGATGCGCGTACCACCACCGGTACGGACTTCGACCTGGACGCCAGCGCCATGCTGACGAACGACCAGGGCAAGGTGGCCAACGACCAGAATTTCGTGTTCTTCAACAACCTGAAGAGCCCGGACGGTTCGGTCGAGCACACCGGTGACAACATCACCGGTGAGGGTGAGGGCGACGACGAGCAGATCAAGGTGAATCTGGCCGCTGTGCCGGCCGATGTCGCCAAGATCGTCTTCCCGGTGTCGATCTACGACGCCGAGACCCGCCAGCAGAGCTTCGGCCAGGTCCGCAACGCCTTCATCCGCGTGGTCAACCAGGCCGACAACAATGAGCTGGCGCGCTACGACCTGAGCGAGGACGCCTCGACCGAGACCGCCATGGTCTTCGGTGAGCTGTACCGCAACGGTGCCGAGTGGAAGTTCCGGGCCATCGGCCAGGGCTACGCCTCGGGCCTGCGCGGCATCGCCCAGGACTTCGGCGTCAACGTCTGA
- a CDS encoding TerD family protein: MTHAMLKGSNVPLDATAVRAVLRWTPGAGVPDVDASALLVSPEGSVRSDEDFVFYNQPRHPSGLVRHLPKTQLADKLTDTIEADLAALEPSVDRVVLAASSDGGAFAGVTDLQVLLYDAAASDGEPLAVFDVVPETGDETALICGELYRRADTWKFRALGQGYETGLVGLATEFGISVDENEAAAGRSAPPASEAPVSAPPASEPTPAGEPPTGGAPGPSAAAPSDSPVTPPPSTWPEEASGPPSAADPDAVTQHVADALPEPGPSAPPPPAAAPPAGPAPTGGGYGYPQHVPPPPTQPPAQPAYGYPGPPPQYQPPQQPPSAYGAPQPQPASTYGYPMQQPFVPDPSFVLPPQGPQFQRR; this comes from the coding sequence ATGACGCACGCGATGCTGAAAGGGTCGAACGTACCCCTCGATGCCACGGCTGTTCGGGCCGTCCTGCGCTGGACGCCCGGCGCCGGTGTTCCCGATGTCGATGCCTCGGCCCTGTTGGTGAGCCCCGAGGGAAGCGTGCGCTCCGACGAGGACTTCGTCTTCTACAACCAACCGCGCCACCCCAGCGGCCTGGTCCGGCATCTGCCCAAGACCCAGCTCGCCGACAAGCTGACCGACACCATCGAGGCGGATCTGGCGGCACTGGAACCGTCGGTGGACCGGGTCGTGCTGGCCGCCTCCTCGGACGGCGGCGCCTTCGCGGGCGTCACGGATCTCCAGGTCCTGCTGTACGACGCGGCGGCGAGCGACGGCGAGCCGCTCGCGGTCTTCGACGTGGTGCCCGAGACGGGCGATGAGACGGCCCTGATCTGCGGGGAGTTGTACCGCCGCGCCGACACCTGGAAGTTCCGGGCGCTGGGGCAGGGGTACGAGACCGGACTGGTCGGCCTGGCGACCGAGTTCGGGATCTCGGTGGACGAGAACGAAGCCGCCGCCGGGCGCTCCGCCCCGCCGGCCTCGGAGGCACCCGTGTCGGCGCCGCCCGCCTCGGAGCCCACGCCCGCCGGCGAACCGCCCACGGGGGGCGCGCCCGGCCCGTCCGCCGCTGCCCCCTCCGACTCCCCCGTGACCCCGCCGCCCAGCACCTGGCCGGAAGAGGCCTCGGGCCCGCCTTCCGCGGCGGACCCCGATGCCGTCACCCAGCATGTGGCGGATGCGCTGCCGGAGCCGGGCCCGTCCGCACCGCCGCCCCCGGCCGCCGCTCCCCCTGCGGGGCCCGCGCCCACGGGTGGCGGCTACGGCTACCCGCAGCACGTTCCGCCGCCGCCGACACAGCCCCCGGCCCAGCCCGCCTACGGCTACCCGGGGCCGCCGCCCCAGTACCAGCCCCCGCAGCAGCCACCGTCCGCGTACGGCGCTCCGCAGCCGCAGCCTGCCTCGACCTACGGCTACCCGATGCAGCAGCCGTTCGTACCGGACCCGTCCTTCGTCCTGCCGCCCCAGGGACCGCAGTTCCAGCGCCGTTAG
- a CDS encoding HpcH/HpaI aldolase/citrate lyase family protein codes for MQHFGHLAPETRKALFHQEPVEFTADSPARTLAVALGATLYSPATRPSLAADVLKQAGRGVLSMVLCLEDSIGDGDVEAGEENLVRQLGLLDEAAAAGTGLPLLFVRVRTPGQIPDLVRRMGSAVHRLSGFVLPKFTEERGVPFLEALTAAESDCSRRLFAMPVLESPQLLHLESRAETLQGIARAVDKYRDRVLALRLGVTDFCSAYGLRRPPDMTAYDVQIVASVIADVVNVLGRADGTGFTVTGPVWEYFRLHERMFKPQLRRSPFLGRAEELRTALIEHDMDGLLREIELDRANGLQGKTCIHPSHVAPVHALSVVSHEEFSDAVDILRPERGDGGVLRSSYTNKMNEVKPHRAWAERTLLRAEAFGVAREGIGFVELLTASVPQT; via the coding sequence ATGCAGCATTTTGGGCATCTCGCGCCCGAGACTCGGAAGGCACTGTTCCACCAGGAGCCGGTGGAGTTCACCGCCGATTCTCCGGCTCGCACGCTCGCGGTCGCTCTGGGGGCCACGCTCTACAGCCCGGCCACCCGCCCGAGTCTCGCCGCCGACGTCCTCAAGCAGGCCGGGCGTGGCGTGCTGTCCATGGTGCTGTGTCTTGAGGACTCCATAGGGGACGGGGATGTCGAGGCCGGCGAGGAGAACCTCGTACGGCAGCTCGGTCTCCTCGACGAGGCGGCCGCCGCCGGCACCGGCCTTCCGCTGCTGTTCGTCCGCGTCCGCACCCCCGGTCAAATACCGGACCTGGTGCGCCGCATGGGAAGCGCCGTCCACAGACTGTCTGGATTTGTACTTCCGAAATTCACCGAGGAACGGGGCGTGCCGTTCCTTGAGGCGCTGACCGCGGCCGAGTCCGACTGCTCCCGCCGGCTCTTCGCGATGCCGGTGCTGGAATCTCCGCAGCTGCTGCATCTGGAGAGCCGCGCCGAGACCCTTCAGGGCATCGCCAGGGCCGTCGACAAATACCGCGACCGGGTGCTGGCCCTGCGGCTCGGCGTCACGGACTTCTGCTCCGCCTACGGCCTGCGCAGACCCCCCGACATGACGGCCTACGACGTCCAGATCGTCGCCTCCGTGATCGCCGACGTGGTGAATGTGCTCGGACGGGCGGACGGCACGGGCTTCACGGTCACCGGCCCGGTGTGGGAGTACTTCCGGCTGCACGAGCGGATGTTCAAGCCGCAGCTGCGGCGCAGCCCCTTCCTCGGACGCGCCGAGGAACTCCGGACGGCACTGATCGAGCACGATATGGACGGCCTGCTGCGCGAGATCGAACTCGACCGCGCGAACGGCCTTCAGGGCAAGACCTGCATCCACCCCTCCCATGTCGCGCCGGTGCACGCCCTCTCGGTCGTCAGCCATGAGGAGTTCAGCGACGCGGTCGACATTCTGCGGCCCGAACGGGGCGACGGTGGGGTGTTGCGCTCCTCGTACACGAACAAGATGAACGAGGTGAAGCCGCATCGCGCCTGGGCCGAGCGGACGCTGCTGCGCGCCGAGGCGTTCGGGGTCGCCCGGGAGGGCATCGGCTTCGTGGAGCTGCTGACGGCGAGTGTGCCGCAGACCTGA